A genomic segment from Micromonospora echinaurantiaca encodes:
- a CDS encoding glutaredoxin family protein, whose protein sequence is MREPRLTLITRPGCHLCDDAKAALDRVVAVTGDRWVEQDVTGDIELEREYGDRLPVVLLDGKEHGYWRVEEERLLRDLTTPQL, encoded by the coding sequence ATGCGTGAACCCCGACTCACCCTGATCACCCGGCCCGGCTGCCACCTCTGCGACGACGCCAAGGCGGCCCTGGACCGGGTGGTGGCCGTCACCGGCGACCGGTGGGTCGAGCAGGACGTCACCGGCGACATCGAGCTGGAGCGCGAGTACGGCGACCGGCTGCCCGTGGTGCTGCTCGACGGCAAGGAGCACGGCTACTGGCGGGTGGAGGAGGAGCGGCTGCTGCGGGACCTGACCACGCCGCAGCTGTAG
- a CDS encoding HAD family hydrolase, with protein MTPARTHLVWDWNGTLLNDLSLVVAATNAAFASVGGPSVTAEEHRVRFRRPIADYYADVLGRAVDEEAFGRLDRLFHDAYRAGLTTCELAHDAASAMASWSGSQSLLSMWFHDELVPTVHTYGLSGHFVRVDGLRAEVGGDRKAESLERHLAELGVDGESVVLIGDSIDDADAAVSVGARAVLYTGGFTDPARLHASGHPVADTLTQAVTLAQTLP; from the coding sequence ATGACCCCTGCACGCACCCACCTGGTGTGGGACTGGAACGGCACCCTGCTCAACGACCTCAGCCTGGTGGTCGCCGCCACCAACGCCGCGTTCGCCAGCGTCGGCGGGCCGAGCGTGACCGCCGAGGAGCACCGGGTCCGGTTCCGCCGGCCGATCGCCGACTACTACGCCGACGTGCTCGGCCGGGCCGTCGACGAGGAGGCGTTCGGCCGGTTGGACCGGCTCTTCCACGACGCTTACCGGGCGGGGCTGACCACCTGCGAGCTGGCGCACGACGCCGCGTCGGCGATGGCGAGCTGGTCGGGCAGCCAGTCGCTGCTGTCCATGTGGTTCCACGACGAGCTGGTGCCGACCGTGCACACCTACGGGCTGAGCGGGCACTTCGTCCGGGTGGACGGGCTACGGGCCGAGGTCGGCGGCGACCGCAAGGCCGAGTCGCTGGAGCGGCACCTGGCCGAGCTGGGCGTGGACGGCGAGTCCGTGGTGCTGATCGGCGACTCCATCGACGACGCCGACGCAGCCGTCTCGGTCGGTGCCCGCGCCGTCCTCTACACCGGGGGCTTCACCGACCCCGCCCGCCTGCACGCCTCCGGCCACCCCGTAGCCGACACCCTCACCCAAGCCGTAACCCTGGCCCAAACCCTCCCCTGA
- a CDS encoding response regulator transcription factor, producing the protein MRIVIADDAVLLREGLIRLLSEQGHEVVAAVGDGEALVEAVVAHRPDVSIVDVRMPPSHTDEGLRAAVEARRLVPRTPILVLSQYVEVSYADDLLATTGAGGGGIGYLLKDRVAAIDEFLDALDRVAAGGTVLDPEVVGQLFARRRRDDPLRELTPREREVLALMAEGRSNTAIARALVVSDGAVEKHVRNIFTKLNLPPDTEQHRRVLAVLTYLRN; encoded by the coding sequence ATGCGGATCGTGATCGCGGACGACGCCGTACTCCTGCGGGAGGGGCTGATCCGGCTGCTCAGCGAGCAGGGGCACGAGGTGGTGGCGGCGGTCGGCGACGGCGAGGCGCTGGTCGAGGCGGTGGTGGCCCACCGGCCCGACGTGTCGATCGTCGACGTCCGGATGCCGCCCTCGCACACCGACGAGGGGCTGCGCGCCGCGGTGGAGGCCCGGCGGCTGGTGCCGCGTACGCCGATCCTGGTGCTCTCCCAGTACGTCGAGGTCTCGTACGCCGACGACCTGCTCGCCACCACCGGGGCCGGCGGCGGCGGGATCGGCTACCTGCTCAAGGACCGGGTGGCGGCGATCGACGAGTTCCTCGACGCGCTGGACCGGGTGGCCGCCGGCGGCACGGTGCTCGACCCGGAGGTGGTCGGCCAGCTCTTCGCCCGGCGCCGCCGGGACGACCCGCTGCGCGAGCTGACCCCGCGCGAACGGGAGGTGCTCGCTCTGATGGCCGAGGGCCGCTCCAACACCGCCATCGCCCGGGCCCTGGTGGTCAGCGACGGCGCGGTGGAGAAGCACGTCCGCAACATCTTCACCAAGCTCAACCTCCCCCCCGACACCGAACAACACCGCCGAGTCCTAGCCGTCCTCACCTACCTCCGCAACTAA